The following coding sequences lie in one Rutidosis leptorrhynchoides isolate AG116_Rl617_1_P2 chromosome 4, CSIRO_AGI_Rlap_v1, whole genome shotgun sequence genomic window:
- the LOC139843129 gene encoding uncharacterized protein yields MDESKADSWTWLLSSSGCFSVRSLSCLIEDHGQPSLATVEETLRNRLVPKKLEVFVWRAINKRLPVRCELDKRGINLHSLRCPLSDDDLESVEHFLIFCKHAMDVWDQIYNWCGLGNFSNLSISEILRGNSSCRMSCIGKTVWQAIEWVGAYYIWKNRNNKVFREKNWSAPVALSEIQLMSFEWISNHMRGRKLDWLTWLTSLSSYFSL; encoded by the coding sequence atggacgAGTCAAAAGCCGACAGCTGGACCTGGCTTCTGTCTTCTTCGGGCTGCTTTTCTGTTCGTTCACTTTCGTGTCTCATCGAAGACCATGGGCAGCCCTCTCTGGCTACGGTTGAAGAAACTCTTCGTAATCGGTTAGTTCCAAAAAAACTCGAGGTCTTCGTTTGGAGAGCGATCAACAAACGATTACCGGTTAGGTGCGAACTCGATAAACGAGGAATTAATTTACATAGTCTTAGATGTCCACTTAGCGACGATGATTTGGAATCGGTTGAACACTTCTTGATTTTCTGCAAGCACGCTATGGACGTTTGGGATCAGATATATAATTGGTGTGGTTTGGGCAATTTTTCGAATCTTAGTATCAGTGAGATTTTACGAGGTAACTCTTCATGTAGAATGTCGTGTATTGGTAAGACGGTGTGGCAAGCAATTGAGTGGGTTGGTGCGTATTATATTTGGAAGAATCGCAACAACAAAGTATTTCGAGAAAAGAATTGGTCCGCTCCGGTGGCATTAAGTGAGATCCAGTTAATGTCTTTCGAGTGGATCTCCAATCATATGCGCGGTAGAAAGTTGGATTGGCTTACTTGGTTGACTAGTCTGAGCTCATATTTTTCGTTGTAA
- the LOC139843130 gene encoding palmitoyl-acyl carrier protein thioesterase, chloroplastic-like, with the protein MSATTISCLQISSKHNISFGNLSSASKLRCKLDNVNKCGLSDTSSLCMQAKSNISGINDAYSSPSSSSSLSTTTFGVMDSNLLLSEILLGRMVSDYVFRQGYKIRLWETGPGHVALLETLMNFIQEALVNRARSIGVLSDDMNSTRVMSKHKLVWVVTKLQLEVDRYPTWDDVVYVDHWGSTSGKNAMCGTWLIRDSQTGEILVKASSHWIVMNKETRRLCKIPDDVRVELAPTTIDTPPVIQENDIQYKKFDTNEIVHVRHGLLATWKDLDANQHVNNVKYTGWILESVPDWIMEKYELESMTLEFRRECMKGSVVQSQTLVLENDNSSERVDCQHQLQFEGGSSGVILKGMTIWRPKREYYLSQ; encoded by the exons ATGTCAGCCACCACAATATCATGCTTACAAATTTCTTCCAAACACAATATTAGCTTTGGTAACTTGTCATCTGCTAGTAAGCTTAGATGCAAGTTAGACAATGTAAATAAGTGTGGATTAAGTGATACTTCTTCTTTGTGTATGCAAGCTAAAAGCAATATTAGTGGAATAAATGATGCTTATTCATcaccatcttcttcttcttctttatcaaCGACTACATTTGGTGTTATGGATAGCAATTTGCTTCTTTCGGAGATCCTTTTAGGGAGAATGGTATCCGACTACGTATTTCGTCAAGGTTATAAGATCAGATTATGGGAAACTGGACCAGGTCATGTAGCTTTATTAGAAACCTTAATGAATTTCATTCAG GAAGCGTTGGTTAATCGTGCGAGGTCAATCGGAGTTTTAAGTGATGACATGAATTCAACACGAGTAATGAGCAAACATAAACTAGTTTGGGTTGTGACAAAGCTTCAATTAGAAGTTGACCGTTATCCAACTTG GGATGATGTCGTATATGTAGATCATTGGGGTTCTACATCCGGCAAAAATGCTATGTGTGGTACGTGGTTGATTCGCGATTCTCAAACAGGCGAAATATTAGTAAAAGCTTCAAG TCATTGGATCGTGATGAACAAAGAGACAAGAAGATTATGTAAAATTCCAGATGATGTTCGAGTTGAGTTAGCGCCCACCACTATCGATACACCACCGGTGATCCAAGAAAACGATATACAATATAAAAAGTTCGATACCAACGAAATTGTTCATGTTCGCCATGGTTTATTG GCTACATGGAAAGATTTGGATGCGAATCAACATGTTAATAATGTGAAATATACAGGGTGGATCCTTGAG AGTGTTCCAGATTGGATTATGGAAAAGTATGAGCTTGAAAGCATGACTTTAGAATTTCGTCGAGAGTGCATGAAAGGTAGTGTGGTACAGTCACAAACTTTGGTACTCGAGAACGACAACTCAAGCGAAAGAGTTGATTGCCAACATCAACTACAATTCGAGGGTGGCAGTAGCGGTGTGATCTTGAAAGGAATGACTATATGGCGGCCAAAACGTGAATATTATCTTTCTCAATAA
- the LOC139843131 gene encoding palmitoyl-acyl carrier protein thioesterase, chloroplastic-like codes for MSTTTISCLQISSKHNIDFGYNLSSASKLRCKLDNVKKYCVSDSSSSSSLSMQAKSNKTKISDTYSSLSSATFGVRDCCVLLSEVLSGRMVSDNVFRQVFKIRSYETGPRRTALIDTLMKFIQEPALNHLMTTGLCDDMYTTPIMSAHNLIWVVTKLQFEVDRYPSRYDVVQVDHWKSLPGKNNMSCKWLLHDYQTGEILARALANWVVMNKETRRLSKFPDDVRAELAPYVVDTTLPIQEMTRKYNKKLNINDVVHVRNGLMATWNDLDTNQHVNNVKYTQWILESVPNWIMEKYELANMTLEYRRECTIGSLLQSQTFVLETDNTSGTVDCQHLLQFEGESSGVIMKGMTIWRPKRESFH; via the exons ATGTCGACCACCACAATATCATGCTTACAAATTTCTTCCAAACACAATATTGACTTTGGTTATAACTTGTCATCTGCTAGTAAGCTTAGATGCAAGTTAGACAATGTGAAGAAATATTGTGTAAgtgattcttcttcttcttcttctttgagtATGCAAGCTAAAAGCAATAAAACCAAAATCAGTGATACTTATTCTTCTTTGTCATCGGCTACATTTGGTGTTAGGGATTGCTGTGTGCTTCTTTCGGAAGTTCTTTCAGGGAGAATGGTATCCGACAATGTATTTCGTCAAGTTTTCAAGATCAGATCATATGAAACCGGACCAAGGCGTACAGCTTTAATAGACACTTTAATGAAATTCATTCAG GAACCAGCGCTTAATCATTTAATGACAACCGGACTTTGCGATGACATGTACACAACGCCAATAATGAGCGCCCACAACCTAATTTGGGTGGTGACAAAGCTTCAATTTGAAGTTGACCGTTATCCTTCTCG CTATGATGTCGTACAAGTAGATCACTGGAAATCGTTACCGGGGAAAAATAATATGAGTTGTAAGTGGTTATTGCACGATTATCAAACAGGCGAAATATTAGCAAGAGCATTAGC TAATTGGGTCGTGATGAACAAGGAgacgagaagattatccaaatttccAGATGATGTCCGAGCTGAGTTAGCGCCTTATGTTGTGGATACAACACTTCCGATCCAAGAAATGACtagaaaatataataaaaaattaaatataaacGATGTTGTTCATGTTCGCAACGGTTTAATG GCGACATGGAATGATTTGGATACGAATCAACATGTTAATAATGTGAAATATACGCAGTGGATCCTTGAG AGTGTTCCAAATTGGATTATGGAAAAGTATGAGCTTGCTAACATGACATTAGAGTATCGTCGAGAGTGCACGATAGGCAGTTTACTACAGTCACAAACTTTTGTACTAGAGACCGACAACACAAGCGGAACAGTTGATTGCCAACATCTACTTCAATTCGAGGGCGAGAGTAGCGGTGTGATCATGAAAGGAATGACTATATGGCGACCAAAACGTGAATCTTTTCATTAA